The genomic region TCCGGAAAATACCGACTGGCGGTCTGTTGGGCTTCTTCCGGTTGTTTTCCGGTAGCCAGCACAACCATATCCCGGGCCATGATCAGCGCCCAGAGGCCGTTGGCCAGCAGGTAGAGGTTATCGTCTACCAGCGTACCCGAAAGGAGCGACCCCATATCGGTCAGACCTGGAATGCCAAACTGCACGCTTTTCTGACCATCGAGCAATCCAAACGAGCCATCGATCACGAGGTGACCCCCAAGTCCCAGCGCCATACCTGCACCGGCCCCTCCGACCACAGCTCGACCGATGCCACCTCCTGTCATACGCCGGAGGAACTGCCGCACGAAAAAGGCCCCCAGAGCACTGTGGGTAAGAAAGTACCGGTGGGCTCCGATGCCGAGCACCGCGATATCTAGGTCGGGCAGCCCTGCCCCCAACGGAAAGCCTAGCAGGCCTGCCGGGATGGCCACCCCGAGGCGGAGCCGTGCTCGCTGTTCGGGCGAAAGCCTTTCCCACCAGTCCCGTGCTTTCTGCACCAGTGCCAGCGTCAGATCCAGTCGTCCAGGCAAGGGTGTATCCTCCCGCTGCATGCGCAGATAGTCGGCAAGGGCCATTTCCCGGATGTCCTCGGGGCAAACAACCATCCGCCGATGGGGCCAGTGAAAGGATGCGTCAGGCATATGCTCAGAGTGTGTAGCCCTTCATGCGGAGACGATGATAAAAGGGGGTATTTGTCATCCCCTGTCTATGGAGATAGGCGAAGAAAGAAGTATTGATCTCGTGAATGGCCTGGCCTTCGCGCTCTATGGCCTGAAGCAGGCGGTCTGTCAGCGCAGCATCGGATACCCGGGCAGCCACATTCTCATCGCCAGTGAGGCCCAGCGGATCGACCAGTTCCAGCAACCGCGTGATCTGGGATTGACCGGTGAGCTCATAAAGCAGTAGGAAATCCCGAAGGGCGTCGGAATGATTATACACCCACCACATAACATCGTCTAGGTTAATTTGAGTATCTACAGGCATCTCCACAAAAGCCAGTGTACGACAGGACTGGCGGAGCGCATATTTCAGCTTTTCAAGATATGTATGGCTATCGATGCCCAGCACGCTGAGGACCACCTTGTTCACCATTGGCACGATAACTGCATCTTCTAGACCGAAACCACCGGTAAGCAATGCCACAGCCCAACCGGAAAAGCGCGCATAGCGACTGATCTTGCGGATGGCGGTAAGGTATTCGAGCAACCGATGCTTCATCTGCTGGAAGGCGTAGAGGGCCTCCGTATACTCTCCGCGGACAAAGGCGTTATCCCCTACCTGACGGTAGTGCTCGAGTTGAAAGCGCTCTTCGGCCCAATCGCGCACGCCGAAGTAGGCCTGAAGTTGTGCAATGAGTCCCTGCTGGGTCATGACTAAAACTTATCCGGAAAAAAGGGAGAACCCTGGCAACCCAATGTTTTGCGCCGCGCGTCAGAAGCACAGGTTTGTATTTTGTATTACGCCACGAAGGCACCCGCTAAAGTGCCGTCACCCCCGACGGCACTTCGCTTCGCTCCGTGCCTAACAGCGAGCGCGTTGGTCGTGTTGCAAACGGCGGGCTATAAAGCTCTACAGATCGAAATCACGAACTTCTCCGACAATATTTTTCGGAGACTTCTAGTAAGTTATCACGGCTACAAGCCCGCCGCAACCCCCTATTCTGGGTCAATTCTTCAGACTATGCACGGCATCGTAATGGTGCCGTGCAGGCAAGCCGGATTCGCGATTATGTCGTAATCCCCTTTTCGTCGGGTCAGTTTTTCAGACCTACGGAAATCGTCGAGCCGCTCATCCAGGCGCTGCAGCACGACCATCTTCAATGCTGCCGTAGCTATTTAGCTACGGAAATCTATCTGGGGCCGCTATCGCTGAGCGGACATTACTATCCCTTCAATGCTGCCGTAGCTATTTAGCTACGGAAATGAGTCCTGCGGCCGCCGGGCTCTCGCTGAACTACCCCCTTCAATGCTGCCGTAGCTATTTAGCTACGGAAATCGAAACGCCTGCGGAACAGAATGACGCCAAAAATCCCTTCAATGCTGCCGTAGCTATTTAGCTACGGAAATTGGCTGAGTCCGAACGACATTCGTGAGCTGGAGAACATCCTTCAATGCCTGCCGTAGTTATTTAGCTACGGAAATGTTTTGCCACGCTCTCGGACGAGTGCGGCATCTTCCTTCAATGCTGCCGTAGCTATTTAGCTACGGAAATCACATCGTCCTCCGGCCAGTCGAACGGCAGGATTTCAGCCTTCAATGCTGCCGTAGCTATTTAGCTACGGAAATGAGTCCTGCGGCCGCCGGGCTCTCGCTGAACTACCCCCTTCAATGCTGCCGTAGCTATTTAGCTACGGAAATACGGGTAAATGGAGGGAGTTTCATTTATCCTGTAAACCTTCAATGCTGCCGTAGCTATTTAACTACGGAAATCTGGCGGGCCGATTCGTCGGTCATGTATTCGTCGCCGGCCTTCAATGCTGCCGTAGCTAAGTAGCTATGGAAATCGCCGCGTGCTGGTCCGACGTCTCGCCGACGCCACCTGCCCTTCAATGCTGCCGTAGCTAAGTAGCTACGGAAATTGGCGTCCTTGGTGCGCACCGCCTCGGCATAGCGACCTTCAATGCTGCCGTAGCTAAGTAGCTACGGAAATCTGGCCGGACTGAGCAGGCTCGTGCGCGTGCTCAGTCCCTTCAATGCTGCCGTAGCTAAGTAGCTACGGAAATACGATCGCGCAGGGATTCACGACACGACCGCCAAGGGCCTTCAATGCTGCCGTAGCTATTTAGCTACGGAAATCTCAATCCCGGCGATCTCCACCGTCACGCGCTCCCCCTTCAATGCTGCCGTAGCTATTTAGCTACGGAAATGATTTTTCCGCTCAGCCAGACGCTTCCGGCTGAGCTGCCTTCAATGCTGCCGTAGCTATTTAGCTACGGAAATCATCATCCCCCTCTCTAAAGGCGGCACCAACGCCATCGCCTTCAATGCTGCCGTAGCTATTTAGCTACGGAAATGTCTGTGCCGAAGTCGATCTGCTCGATGCGTCCCGCCCTTCAATGCTGCCGTAGCTATTTAGCTACGGAAATGGGGTTACGGCAAAATACTTTTACACGGGTAAAACATCCTTCAATGCTGCCGTAGCTATTTAAGTATTCGGCCAGAGTAATTTTGACAAATTCTCGGAGAGCGCTATCTTGTAAGCAACCGTGCGCTTACAGGAGGACCGCAGACATGGGCAGACGATCGGAAGTGACCCTGACCGAGAAGGAATGCCAGGCCTTAAAAGGGCTGCTGAAGAAGGAGCGCAACGCCCGTATTGTGAAACGGGCACAAGCCCTGCTGTGGTTGAGGGCAGGCGAGCAGGTCGGAGAGGTGGTCCAGCGTCTGGGGGTGACCCGTCAGACCATACGGAATTGGGTAAAGCGGTACCAGGAAAGGGAAGGCATGTCGGTAAAGGAACGGTTGGCGGACAGGCCGCATCCAGGGCGTCCGGCCAAAAAGCGGGCGGCGGTGCGGGCCTTGCTGGCGCAGACCCTGGCGCAAGACCCGCGCGCGTTGGGATACGCATCGCCGGTATGGACGACGCGGCTTTTGCAGCACTACTGGGAGCGGCATCATCACCTGCAGCTTTCGCGGCGCACCATTCGGCGGGCCCTGCGGCAGGAAGGGTATCGGTACAAGCGGCCGCGCTATGTGCTGGCGCGGCGCTCGTCCACGTGGCGCCAGGCAAAAGGGGGCTCCAGCGGGGATTAAAGGGTCGGAAGCGGACGGTAATTCTCTTTTTGGATGAGACCATTGTGAGGGAGACGCCGCCTTTGCGCGCCGTGTGGGCCCGAAAAGGGGCGCAGGCGGCCGTGCCGATCCTGGGCTTTCGGGGCAAGCGGGTGCTCTACGGGGTGTTGAACGTGCAGACGGGCACGGCGCTGGTGCGGCAGGCCCGGCATTGGAATCAGGGGACGTTTCAGGAGGTGTTGCGAGCCATTCGTCGCACCTGGCGGGGCTGGCGTATCGTGCTTTTTCTGGACCGCGGTTCTCCCCACAGGGCCCGTGCAAGCCAGGCCCTGGCCCGGGCATTGGGCATTGCATTGCGCTGGCTGCCGGTGGCGTGCCCGGAGTTGAATCCCGTGGATCACTTGTGGCGCCACGTGAAGCAGGATGTGTTGGCCAATGAGCCTGTGCCGGCGCTCGACACCTCGGTAGCACGCGCCTGTGCGTATATCATGGCGCTATCCCCCCGAGAGCGTCTGCGCAAGGCGGGCGTGCTCAGCAAGCGGTTCTGGCTCCGAAAGGTGTTACAGGAAAATGGAAAATAATATATGTCCGAGTACTTAGCTACGGAAATTCTCACTCCGGGTGGACCGAGGTGACCGCGTACAGCCCTTCAATGCTGCCGTAGCTATTTAGCTACGGAAATCGCCGTCGGCGGCGAGTTCGTTCAGAATGTCGGTAGTAACCTTCAATGCTGCCGTAGCTATTTAGCTACGGAAATGGAGCACGGCGCCCAGACCCTGCACGCGCCAGCACCCTTCAATGCTGCCGTAGCTATTTAGCTACGGAAATGCAGCGTGCCCTAAGGTTCTGTACACGCGAAGGCCTCCTTCAATGCTGCCGTAGCTATTTAGCTACGGAAATTTCAAGCGGAACGCCGTAGTGACGCCAGACCCACACCTTCAATGCTGCCGTAGCTATTTAGCTACGGAAATCGGAGGACGTGCTGCGCCGGCGCCGCCTGCAACTGAGGCCTTCAATGCTGCCGTAGCTATTTAGCTACGGAAATGATCCGTGGAGGGATCCGGTTTATTCCATTTCCATCCCTTCAATGCTGCCGTAGCTATTTAGCTACGGAAATATGCGACATCGATCGGACGCTACGGCGTGCGCTACATGCCTTCAATGCTGCCGTAGCTATTTAGCTACGGAAATCCAGCTTGCTCAGAGTAGCGCTGAACTGGATCAGATCCTTCAATGCTGCCGTAGCTATTTAGCTACGGAAATGCCGGGTGCGATCCGCTGGAGCGGATCGATGGCGCACCTTCAATGCTGCCGTAGCTATTTAGCTACGGAAATCGAGGTGCCGCTGTCCGGCCTGCACGCAGTTTATACCCTTCAATGCTGCCGTAGCTATTTAGCTACGGAAATCCGGTGCCGCCTCATATCGCCTTCAGACGCTGTCACCTTCAATGCTGCCGTAGCTATTTAGCTACGGAAATCTTCGTGGCGCTTGATCAATTGTTTAGTCTTGTAGCCCTTCAATGCTGCCGTAGCTATTTAGCTACGGAAATTCAACTCCCGGATGAGGTCGAGATCCGCTGCTGGCCTTCAATGCTGCCGTAGCTATTTAGCTACGGAAATTTCAAGCGGAACGCCGTAGTGACGCCAGACCCACACCTTCAATGCTGCCGTAGCTATTTAGCTACGGAAATGGTGCTGGCAGGAAATACTACCTGGGCACTGACGTCCTTCAATGCTGCCGTAGCTATTTAGCTACGGAAATGCCGTACTCGGCCCAGAGATCCGAAGGCGCCGGCTGCGCCTTCAATGCTGCCGTAGCTATTTAGCTACGGAAATTTTTCACCAGGCGCTGGACCGCGACGGATCCTTCGCCTTCAATGCTGCCGTAGCTATTTAGCTACGGAAATTTGTACAAGCGGTAGCGTCCCTGAACCAGACCCACATCCTTCAATGCTGCCGTAGCTATTTAGCTACGGAAATCTTCTTCGTCGCATTCGATTCTGTATTGCGACAGTGAACCTTCAATGCTGCCGTAGCTATTTAGCTACGGAAATCCGAAGTTTTTGAGCCGCTCAGCATACCGATTGTAAACCTTCAATGCTGCCGTAGCTATTTAGCTACGGAAATGACGTGGTCGGTCGCGCTCTCGTAGAGCCACCTGAGAGCCTTCAATGCTGCCGTAGCTATTTAGCTACGGAAATCTCTCCGGCTTCTCCCTTTCCTGAGGCACAGGCTCAACCTTCAATGCTGCCGTAGCTATTTAGCTACGGAAATCGAGCGTGGACGCGTTGGCTTTGAGCGCGTCCACGATACCTTCAATGCTGCCGTAGCTATTTAGCTACGGAAATCACGCAAGCGTGTACTATTGGTCACGCGGAAGGCCTACCTTCAATGCTGCCGTAGCTATTTAGCTACGGAAATAAGCGAGGGGGCGCTTAAAGGCGCCCCCTCGCTTGACCTTCAATGCTGCCGTAGCTATTTAGCTACGGAAATAAGCGAGGGGGCGCTTAAAGGCGCCCCCTCGCTTGAGCCTTCAATGCTGCCGTAGCTATTTAGCTACGGAAATAGTCGAGCGGCGGCGGCTCCTCGGAGAAAGCTTTCCTTCAATGCTGCCGTAGCTATTTAGCTACGGAAATTCGACGACCACGGCGAAGTGCGCCAGAAGTCCGTTGGCCCTTCAATGCTGCCGTAGCTATTTAGCTACGGAAATCAGACCGCAGGCGCTGCTGGAGCTGGACGAGGAGAAGAACCTTCAATGCTGCCGTAGCTATTTAGCTACGGAAATTAGCTGGCTCTGACAACGGCGCGTGTAGCCTGCAATCGCCTTCAATGCTGCCGTAGCTATTTAGCTACGGAAATCCCGCGAAAAAAGCGCCCTGAAAAGCCTTCTTTAACCTTCAATGCTGCCGTAGCTATTTAGCTACGGAAATCTGCTCGGCGCGCGTCGCATCGCAAGACCGATTCCTGCCTTCAATGCTGCCGTAGCTATTTAGCTACGGAAATAGCTACCATGGCCTCTGTGGCGGCATTTTTTGTCCATCCAGTACAATTCATTGCAAGTAACTTGATCACCCCATTTTCATCAAGAACCTGAAAATAAAAGGTTTAATACAACATAATGATTGCGAGCACCCCCGGATGTTTCGACATCACCTCGCCGCTCGCATTTCTGGCAATCTGTCAAAGAACTACACCTTACGTCAGAAAAACGTTCTTCATCTCCGGTAATTTCTGACACCCCAGCGTCTGAATGCAATCCGGCCTGGCGCCTTTAACTTTACCGAGATCCACCACAAGTACCGAATCTTCCCGCTGATTGATCACTTCCTTGATTGCGTCAAGCATGGTTACAACTTCGGCCCTGGAAAGCAGGCACAGAAAAACTGAATACTGCAACGGATCGCCATAGCCAGCCATTAGCCGGTGCATACGCTGCAGTCGCTTTGACTGCCGGATGTCATAGCATACCAGATAATAACGCCTCATCGGGTAGTAACCGGTATATATCGTGGAAGCTCTCCAGTCAGCACGCGAGATAAAAGCCTGGCCTGCACTTCCATTGTACGCCGATAACTAATCGCATAGCCAAAAACCGGATGTCGAAGTATCGTGTTCATACGCTGCTCATAAGCCTCAATGACCTTCTCCATAGCGCTTTTCTTCATGGCACAAGCCGGACCACGTACGATAAAATCCGCTTCGGTGACCGCCCCAGTATTGACCAGACGCAGCACCACCGAGTCAGCAATCAAGGGCCGAAATTCCTCCATCAGATCTAGCGCAAGTGACGGCCGCCCGAAGCGCATTTGATGAAAAATGCCGCGGTAGGGATCCAGGCCGGTAGCCATCAGCGCACACATCGCGTCTTTCAAAAGCAGTGCATACAGAAAAGAAAGCATGGCATTGACGGGATCCTTCGGTGGCCGCCGATTGCGGTTTTTGAAATCGAAAGCGATGCGATGACGTAGCATGCGACTGAACTGCCGAAAGTACAATCTGGCAGCAGCTCCCTCTATGCCGAGCAATTCATCCAGGGAGGACGCCCGGCGGGCTTCCCGGGCCAATCGGGACAGTTCGCGCAGCACTCGTTCTGAACGGGTTCGCTGATTGCGCCGAAGGAGCGTGCGCTGATTTTTGATTTTTCCGGTCACAATAGCCCGGGCTATTGCGAGGCTCTTTGTTTCGTCGGCGGCTACCTCGAACTGAGCGACACGTACCGGCGCGTTAACATCGTACATGCTGACCAGACGGGCCAGCATGCGGCCGGCATA from Rhodothermus marinus DSM 4252 harbors:
- a CDS encoding helix-turn-helix domain-containing protein — its product is MGRRSEVTLTEKECQALKGLLKKERNARIVKRAQALLWLRAGEQVGEVVQRLGVTRQTIRNWVKRYQEREGMSVKERLADRPHPGRPAKKRAAVRALLAQTLAQDPRALGYASPVWTTRLLQHYWERHHHLQLSRRTIRRALRQEGYRYKRPRYVLARRSSTWRQAKGGSSGD
- a CDS encoding transposase, translated to MAPGKRGLQRGLKGRKRTVILFLDETIVRETPPLRAVWARKGAQAAVPILGFRGKRVLYGVLNVQTGTALVRQARHWNQGTFQEVLRAIRRTWRGWRIVLFLDRGSPHRARASQALARALGIALRWLPVACPELNPVDHLWRHVKQDVLANEPVPALDTSVARACAYIMALSPRERLRKAGVLSKRFWLRKVLQENGK
- the cas2 gene encoding CRISPR-associated endonuclease Cas2, which gives rise to MRRYYLVCYDIRQSKRLQRMHRLMAGYGDPLQYSVFLCLLSRAEVVTMLDAIKEVINQREDSVLVVDLGKVKGARPDCIQTLGCQKLPEMKNVFLT